One region of Parerythrobacter jejuensis genomic DNA includes:
- a CDS encoding ligase-associated DNA damage response exonuclease, whose product MAAPFSWIRPEPWGIHVVPADAWIDPGRAVDKALVTHGHADHARGGHGETVATPETLAIMALRYRTGVEDGSGEMPSKATAAAYGETIRLPGGVEATYIPAGHVLGSAQILLEHAGERVVVTGDYKRSPDPTCPPFEVTPCDIFITEATFGLPVFAHPPIEEEMSKLLARLTAYPDRCVLIGAYALGKAQRVIAELRTAGHNQPIYLHGAMEKMCRLYEDHGVNLGELRLVSDAKKDDMRGHFVICPPSALNDRWSRRLPDPITAMASGWMRVRQRARQRNVELPLIISDHADWGELTRTIEEVDPHETWVTHGREEALLRWHQLHQRRAKALALVGREDEDE is encoded by the coding sequence ATGGCAGCACCCTTTTCCTGGATCCGGCCCGAGCCGTGGGGCATCCATGTGGTGCCCGCAGATGCGTGGATCGATCCAGGCCGGGCGGTTGATAAGGCGTTGGTGACGCATGGCCACGCCGATCATGCGCGCGGCGGGCATGGCGAAACAGTTGCCACCCCCGAAACTCTGGCAATCATGGCGCTACGCTATCGCACCGGGGTCGAGGACGGTAGCGGCGAAATGCCATCAAAGGCCACCGCGGCGGCCTACGGCGAAACGATCCGCCTGCCCGGCGGGGTCGAAGCCACCTATATTCCCGCCGGCCATGTCCTGGGCAGCGCGCAGATCCTGCTCGAGCATGCAGGCGAGCGGGTGGTGGTGACAGGTGATTACAAGCGCAGCCCCGATCCGACCTGCCCGCCTTTCGAAGTGACGCCATGCGATATCTTCATCACGGAGGCGACATTTGGCCTGCCTGTCTTCGCGCACCCCCCTATCGAAGAGGAAATGTCCAAGCTGCTGGCACGCCTGACCGCATATCCCGATCGCTGTGTGCTGATCGGTGCATACGCTTTAGGCAAGGCGCAGCGAGTGATCGCGGAACTGCGCACCGCAGGGCATAACCAACCGATCTACCTCCACGGGGCGATGGAGAAGATGTGCCGCCTGTATGAGGATCATGGCGTCAATCTGGGCGAGCTGCGGCTGGTGAGTGACGCCAAGAAGGACGATATGCGGGGACATTTCGTGATCTGCCCGCCCTCGGCGCTCAATGATCGCTGGAGCCGCCGGCTGCCCGACCCGATTACCGCCATGGCAAGCGGATGGATGCGCGTGCGCCAGCGTGCCCGGCAGCGCAATGTCGAGTTGCCCTTGATCATCTCCGACCATGCCGACTGGGGCGAATTGACCCGCACTATCGAAGAAGTTGATCCGCACGAAACCTGGGTCACTCATGGTCGCGAGGAAGCCCTGTTGCGCTGGCACCAGCTCCATCAACGCCGCGCCAAGGCGCTGGCGCTGGTCGGACGCGAGGATGAGGACGAGTAG
- a CDS encoding cisplatin damage response ATP-dependent DNA ligase: MEQFATLIDALVYTRSRNEKLRLIAEYLRATPDPDRGWALAALTDGLDFPAVKSSAIRNIMKDRIDPVLWTLSRDFVGDTAETASLLWSAPGNDVATSPQVSEVVDLLSAMTRKSVGTELPALLDRLDASGRYALLKLATGAMRIGISSRLAKVAFAQAFDVDVEEVEEYWHGLKPPYAELFAWAADGAAPPDIDNLPTFRPFMLAHPLEDSVVDMKDYAAEWKWDGIRVQLVHAGGETRVFSRSGDDISRTFPEMLDALQVPAVLDGELLVRGSTQGGEAGSRSQGGAASFNALQQRLGRKTVSKKMLAESPAFVRLYDALILEGNDLREHAWEDRRARLEEFIPRLPDTHFDISAIVEADSFEHLASIREGAREDAIEGLMLKRRDSPYLAGRKTGLWYKWKRDPLLVDCVLMYAQRGSGKRSSFYSDYTFGCWDGDPDKGADLLPVGKAYSGFTDEELKKLDRLVRQTTLNRFGPVREVERTLVFEVAFDSVHTSKRHKSGLAMRFPRIHRIRWDKPVHEADRIAALHSLIRD, translated from the coding sequence GTGGAACAATTCGCCACCTTAATCGACGCGCTGGTCTATACGCGTAGCCGCAACGAGAAATTGCGGCTGATCGCGGAATATTTGCGCGCCACGCCCGACCCCGATCGGGGATGGGCTTTGGCGGCGCTGACCGACGGTCTTGATTTTCCCGCCGTGAAGTCGAGCGCGATCCGCAACATTATGAAGGATCGGATCGATCCGGTGCTGTGGACGCTCAGTCGTGATTTCGTCGGGGATACCGCAGAAACAGCCAGCCTTTTGTGGTCTGCCCCCGGAAATGACGTCGCGACGTCGCCGCAAGTTTCTGAAGTGGTTGATCTTCTCTCCGCTATGACGCGCAAATCGGTTGGCACCGAACTACCCGCTTTGCTCGATCGCCTCGACGCCTCGGGGCGATATGCGCTGTTGAAGCTGGCTACAGGCGCGATGCGGATCGGGATCTCCTCCCGCCTTGCCAAAGTCGCCTTTGCCCAGGCTTTCGACGTCGATGTCGAGGAGGTCGAAGAATATTGGCACGGGCTCAAACCACCCTATGCCGAGCTGTTCGCCTGGGCCGCCGATGGCGCCGCGCCACCCGATATCGACAACCTGCCCACTTTCCGTCCCTTCATGCTCGCCCATCCGCTGGAAGACAGCGTGGTCGATATGAAGGACTACGCCGCCGAGTGGAAATGGGACGGCATTCGGGTCCAGCTGGTCCATGCCGGCGGTGAAACCCGCGTCTTCTCCCGCTCGGGCGATGACATATCACGGACATTTCCCGAAATGCTGGATGCGCTTCAAGTGCCGGCCGTACTGGACGGGGAGCTACTGGTTCGGGGTAGTACTCAGGGTGGGGAAGCCGGATCGCGCAGCCAGGGCGGTGCTGCCAGCTTCAATGCGCTGCAACAGCGGCTCGGCCGCAAGACCGTGTCCAAGAAGATGCTGGCGGAAAGCCCCGCCTTTGTGCGGCTCTACGATGCGCTCATACTTGAGGGCAACGATCTGCGCGAACACGCATGGGAGGATCGCCGGGCGCGTCTCGAGGAATTCATACCGCGGCTGCCCGATACGCATTTCGACATCAGCGCGATTGTGGAGGCCGACAGTTTCGAGCATCTCGCCAGCATCCGCGAAGGCGCGCGCGAGGACGCGATCGAAGGGCTGATGCTCAAACGCCGCGACAGCCCCTATCTGGCCGGCCGCAAAACCGGGCTGTGGTACAAATGGAAGCGCGATCCGCTGCTGGTCGATTGCGTGCTGATGTATGCCCAGCGCGGCAGCGGGAAGCGATCAAGCTTCTATTCGGACTACACATTCGGCTGTTGGGACGGCGATCCCGACAAGGGGGCGGACCTTCTGCCGGTGGGCAAGGCCTATTCCGGCTTCACCGACGAAGAACTGAAGAAACTGGATCGGCTGGTGCGCCAGACAACCCTTAATCGCTTCGGCCCGGTGCGCGAAGTCGAGCGGACCCTAGTATTCGAAGTTGCTTTCGACAGTGTCCATACCAGCAAACGCCACAAATCGGGCCTCGCCATGCGGTTCCCCCGCATCCATCGCATCCGCTGGGACAAGCCGGTGCACGAAGCAGACCGCATCGCCGCGTTGCATTCTTTGATCCGCGATTAG
- a CDS encoding DUF1993 domain-containing protein: MSLYDLAIPTYRNMLQALDRFLAKAEDHSEGDALLAERLSEDMHPLSTQVRFVTNLPFEGLQRLTGKPFTSLEEDPETLAASRKLVAEALQRLATFTTDDFPAADTALEMEIPNGMTFDLTAEQHLRDWSFPNFYFHTSAAYAILRMKGIPLGKLDLMGHMMPYLRQPTPA, translated from the coding sequence ATGTCCCTCTATGATCTCGCCATCCCGACCTATCGCAACATGCTCCAGGCCCTCGACCGGTTTTTGGCAAAGGCCGAAGACCATAGCGAAGGTGACGCGCTGCTGGCCGAGCGCCTGAGCGAAGACATGCACCCGCTTTCGACCCAGGTCCGCTTTGTCACCAATTTGCCCTTCGAGGGACTCCAGCGCCTGACCGGCAAGCCTTTCACTTCACTGGAGGAGGATCCCGAGACGCTGGCAGCTTCGCGCAAGCTGGTGGCGGAAGCACTGCAGCGGCTGGCGACATTCACGACTGATGACTTCCCTGCCGCCGATACTGCTCTCGAAATGGAAATTCCGAACGGCATGACCTTCGATCTGACGGCGGAACAGCATTTGCGCGACTGGAGCTTTCCCAACTTCTATTTCCACACCAGCGCGGCTTATGCGATCTTGCGCATGAAGGGCATTCCGCTGGGCAAGCTCGACCTGATGGGGCACATGATGCCCTATCTGCGCCAGCCGACACCAGCCTGA
- a CDS encoding gamma carbonic anhydrase family protein, producing MGEFEVTTPPPGVRIIPIHGKTPQIHDSAFIAPGSILVGDVTIGADSSIWYNCVLRADVSRIVIGQRSNVQDGSVLHCDPERPGDPDGSPLLIGDDVLIGHMAMVHGCVIEDRGFVGLGAIAMNKALIGSDAMLAAGAMLTEGKVMEPRSLWAGRPAKPLKDLSDPAVMGMRAGVAHYVENARHHKAAVKALG from the coding sequence ATGGGAGAATTCGAAGTGACCACTCCGCCACCTGGTGTCCGCATCATCCCGATCCACGGCAAGACACCGCAAATCCACGACAGCGCCTTTATTGCGCCTGGTTCCATACTGGTCGGCGATGTCACAATCGGGGCAGACAGCTCGATCTGGTATAATTGCGTGCTGCGCGCCGATGTCAGCCGCATCGTAATCGGGCAGCGCAGCAATGTGCAGGATGGCAGTGTTCTGCATTGCGATCCCGAGCGACCAGGCGACCCGGATGGCTCCCCCCTGTTGATCGGGGATGACGTGCTGATCGGCCACATGGCGATGGTCCATGGCTGCGTGATCGAGGATCGCGGCTTTGTCGGCCTGGGGGCGATTGCGATGAACAAAGCGCTCATCGGCAGCGATGCGATGCTGGCAGCGGGCGCCATGCTGACGGAAGGGAAAGTCATGGAACCGCGCAGCCTGTGGGCGGGCCGCCCGGCCAAGCCGCTCAAGGATTTGAGCGACCCGGCGGTGATGGGCATGCGGGCCGGCGTGGCGCACTATGTCGAGAACGCCCGGCATCACAAAGCGGCGGTAAAAGCTCTGGGCTGA
- a CDS encoding GNAT family N-acetyltransferase, whose product MADLVLETGRLVLRTIEESDAALQFRVLNSPIVMEHLGGVKELHEIEAKHAKSMSSFARDGFGFMMMIEKASGALVGHAGLKKVDHPAAPNQGDFEIGWLVREDRWRRGYAGEAMRAVIDWAFTRHDAPVLVALTAERNVPSWRLMEKLGMERRPDLDFDDPAFPPDDNPTIQYSLTREQWENSK is encoded by the coding sequence ATGGCTGATCTCGTCCTCGAGACTGGTCGGCTGGTCTTGCGCACGATCGAGGAGAGTGACGCAGCGCTGCAGTTTCGCGTTCTCAACTCGCCTATTGTGATGGAGCATCTCGGCGGCGTGAAGGAGCTGCACGAGATCGAGGCGAAGCACGCAAAATCGATGAGCTCGTTTGCCCGCGACGGCTTTGGTTTCATGATGATGATCGAGAAGGCGAGCGGAGCACTGGTTGGCCATGCAGGGCTGAAGAAGGTCGACCATCCTGCTGCACCCAACCAGGGGGATTTCGAAATCGGCTGGCTGGTGCGCGAAGATCGCTGGCGTCGCGGCTATGCCGGTGAAGCTATGCGTGCAGTAATCGATTGGGCCTTTACCCGTCATGATGCACCTGTTCTGGTAGCTCTTACCGCAGAGCGGAATGTGCCAAGCTGGCGCCTGATGGAGAAGCTTGGCATGGAGCGCAGGCCGGATCTGGATTTTGACGATCCGGCTTTCCCGCCGGATGACAACCCGACCATCCAGTATTCGCTGACCCGAGAGCAATGGGAGAATTCGAAGTGA
- a CDS encoding GNAT family N-acetyltransferase: protein MADFRHETERLVLRDWRDEDWEPFWRHLNTPNVMRHLGGLASEEVRRHAEERLLGYKRDHGHTFWVTQRKDDGGHLAGEIIGFCGLKRCNEENGPLGDMEAGWRLREDAWGHGYAKEAAKASIDLAFTQFDAPHVIALTVEENAPSWGLMRRLGMERRADMDFPDHESWAAGQNIIVYLISRERWAARRDG, encoded by the coding sequence ATGGCTGACTTTCGCCACGAAACCGAACGCCTGGTCCTGCGCGATTGGCGCGATGAGGATTGGGAGCCGTTTTGGCGGCATCTCAATACGCCGAATGTTATGCGCCATCTTGGTGGATTGGCTAGCGAGGAGGTCCGCCGCCATGCAGAAGAACGGTTACTCGGCTACAAGCGCGATCACGGGCACACATTCTGGGTAACGCAGCGCAAAGATGATGGCGGCCATTTGGCGGGTGAAATCATCGGGTTCTGCGGACTCAAGCGGTGTAATGAGGAGAATGGCCCACTCGGCGATATGGAGGCCGGCTGGCGGTTGCGCGAGGATGCCTGGGGCCACGGTTACGCCAAGGAAGCGGCCAAGGCCTCGATTGATCTTGCTTTCACGCAATTCGACGCCCCGCATGTTATCGCACTGACGGTAGAAGAGAACGCGCCGAGTTGGGGCCTGATGCGCCGCCTGGGTATGGAGCGGCGGGCAGATATGGACTTTCCCGACCACGAATCGTGGGCGGCGGGCCAGAACATCATCGTCTATCTCATAAGCAGGGAACGCTGGGCGGCCCGGCGCGATGGCTGA
- the hemB gene encoding porphobilinogen synthase yields the protein MPAAYPNTRLRRTRATAWSRAMHRETVLTPADLIWPLFIIEGQGQEEPVGSLPGVSRWSVDGIVARAKEAIDLGIPCIALFPNTPPEKRSDDGKEAYDPDNLMCRAIKAVRDACGNDIGILTDVALDPYTSHGQDGLLDDAGYVVNDDTVAVLVDQAINQAQAGADIIAPSDMMDGRVKSIRMALEMGEHPNVQIMAYAAKYASAFYGPFRDAVGSGGLLKGDKKSYQMDPANGDEALREIALDIDEGADSVMVKPGLAYLDIIWRAKEAFGVPVFAYQVSGEYALIEAGAAAGVGDRNALLMEKLIAFKRAGCSGVLTYHAPDAARLLNG from the coding sequence ATGCCTGCTGCCTATCCCAACACCCGCCTGCGCCGTACCCGTGCCACCGCATGGAGCCGCGCCATGCATCGCGAGACGGTGCTCACGCCTGCCGACTTGATCTGGCCGCTGTTCATTATCGAGGGTCAAGGGCAGGAAGAGCCGGTTGGCAGCCTTCCCGGTGTATCACGCTGGTCTGTCGACGGGATCGTTGCGCGGGCGAAAGAGGCCATTGATCTGGGTATTCCGTGCATCGCGCTGTTCCCGAATACGCCGCCGGAAAAACGATCGGATGATGGCAAGGAAGCTTACGATCCCGACAATTTGATGTGCCGTGCTATCAAGGCGGTCCGTGATGCATGCGGCAATGATATTGGTATCCTGACCGATGTCGCCCTCGATCCCTATACCAGCCACGGACAGGACGGATTGCTGGATGACGCCGGATATGTGGTGAACGATGATACGGTTGCCGTCTTGGTGGACCAGGCCATCAACCAGGCCCAAGCTGGTGCCGATATTATTGCCCCGTCCGATATGATGGACGGACGGGTGAAATCGATCCGCATGGCGCTGGAAATGGGTGAGCATCCCAATGTCCAGATCATGGCCTATGCCGCCAAATATGCTTCGGCATTCTATGGCCCGTTCCGCGATGCTGTCGGCTCCGGCGGGCTGCTGAAGGGAGACAAGAAGAGCTACCAGATGGACCCCGCCAATGGCGACGAGGCCTTGCGCGAAATCGCCTTGGATATCGACGAAGGCGCGGACAGCGTGATGGTCAAGCCGGGCCTCGCCTATCTCGACATTATCTGGCGCGCGAAAGAAGCCTTCGGCGTGCCGGTCTTCGCTTATCAGGTCAGCGGCGAATATGCCCTGATCGAAGCAGGTGCCGCCGCCGGCGTGGGTGATCGCAACGCGTTGCTGATGGAAAAGCTGATCGCCTTCAAACGCGCCGGTTGCAGTGGGGTGCTGACCTATCATGCGCCAGATGCCGCCAGATTGCTCAATGGCTGA
- a CDS encoding peptidoglycan DD-metalloendopeptidase family protein — MSGQENGGDWRTVTLSHAQVIEADRPRVLQRASNVREKIHNWRFEATERLEALDLAPDLAEQIGTVRWFRGLVTLLGLSAAALSFWPSFAPLEAAPAVQLDQQAREEFRSQAIMPLALGSDSGSRMGAAQSVTDLPSAPERPQIQMVATLAQGDSFGRMLRRAGVGAGDADRVVDLVSRSIALGDIQSGTQLDITLGRRPEPGATRPLEALDFRAKFDLALAIQRGDDGNLSLQRKPIRVDDTPLRIRGTVGSSLYRSARAAGAPASAVQQYLKVLGDHTDLDRSARSSDTFDMIVSYRRAATGERQAGKLLFAGIERDGKAKTQLMRWGSDGKFFEASGVGEQRSGLVAPVNGKVGSRYGMRRHPILGYRRMHSGLDYRAGYGTPIRAVTDGRVSGAGRMGGCGIAVRLKHAGSLETRYCHMSKMAVRRGQSVRRGQVIGYVGSTGLSTGPHLHYEMYRNGRSINPASVRYVTRAQLSGDELRRFRSSLSQLKTLETGSALEDLAPRVEEQEQPQREIDKLAATYARKVEG; from the coding sequence ATGTCCGGTCAGGAAAACGGCGGCGATTGGCGCACCGTTACCCTTTCGCATGCCCAGGTCATCGAAGCTGATCGCCCCCGCGTCCTGCAGCGCGCCAGCAATGTGCGCGAAAAAATTCACAATTGGCGCTTCGAGGCGACCGAGAGGCTCGAAGCCCTCGATCTGGCGCCGGACCTTGCCGAACAAATCGGAACGGTCCGCTGGTTCCGTGGCCTCGTGACATTGCTGGGCCTTTCCGCAGCGGCGCTGTCTTTCTGGCCCAGCTTTGCTCCACTAGAGGCTGCTCCTGCCGTCCAACTGGACCAGCAGGCGCGCGAAGAGTTTCGCAGCCAGGCCATCATGCCGCTTGCCTTGGGCAGTGACAGCGGCAGTCGGATGGGGGCAGCCCAATCTGTTACCGATCTGCCTTCAGCTCCCGAGCGTCCGCAGATCCAGATGGTCGCGACACTGGCGCAGGGCGACAGTTTTGGCCGCATGCTGCGCCGTGCTGGAGTTGGCGCAGGCGATGCTGACAGGGTTGTCGACTTGGTGTCACGCAGCATAGCGCTTGGTGATATCCAGTCCGGCACGCAGCTGGACATAACCCTGGGCCGCCGCCCCGAACCGGGCGCCACGCGCCCATTGGAAGCGCTCGACTTCCGCGCGAAGTTCGATCTCGCCTTGGCAATACAGCGTGGTGATGACGGTAATCTGTCATTGCAGCGCAAGCCAATTCGGGTCGACGATACACCCTTGCGCATTCGCGGGACGGTCGGGTCCAGCCTGTACCGCTCGGCTCGGGCGGCCGGAGCACCGGCCAGTGCCGTCCAGCAATATCTCAAAGTGCTCGGCGACCATACCGATCTCGACCGTTCGGCGCGGTCAAGCGACACATTCGACATGATCGTATCTTACCGCCGCGCTGCCACGGGGGAGCGCCAGGCCGGCAAGCTGCTCTTCGCCGGGATCGAGCGCGACGGAAAGGCCAAGACCCAGCTGATGCGATGGGGCAGTGACGGCAAGTTCTTCGAAGCTTCGGGTGTAGGCGAGCAGCGCAGCGGATTGGTTGCGCCTGTGAATGGCAAGGTTGGCTCGCGCTACGGTATGCGGCGCCACCCGATCCTCGGATATCGCCGGATGCATAGCGGGCTCGACTATCGGGCCGGATATGGAACGCCGATCCGCGCTGTTACCGATGGCCGGGTATCCGGGGCAGGGCGCATGGGCGGTTGCGGCATTGCCGTGCGGTTGAAACATGCGGGTAGTCTCGAAACGCGCTATTGCCACATGAGCAAGATGGCGGTTCGCCGCGGGCAGAGCGTCCGGCGCGGCCAGGTGATCGGCTATGTCGGATCGACCGGCCTCTCCACCGGCCCGCATTTGCACTACGAAATGTATCGTAACGGGCGTTCGATCAATCCGGCGTCGGTGCGTTATGTCACCCGGGCCCAGCTTTCGGGCGATGAGCTGCGCCGGTTCCGCTCTTCGCTGTCCCAGCTCAAGACGCTTGAGACCGGCTCTGCGCTGGAAGATCTCGCCCCCCGCGTGGAGGAGCAGGAGCAGCCCCAGCGCGAAATTGACAAGCTCGCGGCGACCTATGCGCGGAAGGTCGAAGGCTAA
- a CDS encoding helicase-related protein — MTDSIIRAVLGPTNTGKTHLAIERMCGHSSGAIGFPLRLLAREVYDRVVAIKGEKQVALITGEERIEPPDARYFLCTAEAMPPDGGGHAFVALDEAQLAADRERGHIFTDRLLHARGREETMLLGAATLEPVLKKLVPAAAVEERPRFSTLTHIGPRKLSRLPPRSAIVAFSAEQVYTVAEMLRRHRGGSAVVMGALSPETRNRQVELFQSGEVDYIVATDAIGMGLNLDVTHVAFAALTKFDGVRQRRLQPAEMAQIAGRAGRHQKDGTFGTLSGGRGSALEFDEEEVYAIEEHRFAPITHLCWRDSEPRFDTISTLIADLERKPHEPELRPAPEAIDLAVLKKLAGEPIGAAVRGAGNIRRFWEACSLPDFRQSGADTHARFVARLWQDLREGYLGADYVAARIAELDNMQGDIATLQGRIAAIRSWAYICQRPDWVLARDEMASRARGVEAKLSDALHARLTERFVNRRTAILMKNLGNDPNLLPVTLDGDGALRVEDEAIGTVEGFRFVVDPGANHADRKMLLSAGEKALPRILAGIAAKLRESGFDGVELSRGKIMWGPQELASLDDGATTSRARLKASREVDAIPDPEKSAFLTGLQAWTEQKFASLAPLEKLEQASASPDAGSEARALLLNLTAGHGYVAREDAGIQHLPKEMRPFLRRLGVTFGALDVFAAALLKPAPRAALHAAGIDRRPLEAAMRSVLPGAHAVPAGYRPAGEQLVRVDVAEKLVRHAHETRSKAKDEKSFVIDPSLAISTGLTEASIRRLLGAAGFKLQQPKALAEGGFGPPAPDKWSWRPGAIGRSKGKRGGKKPTGKHARKNQKQSSQPSENSPFAGLADLIR, encoded by the coding sequence GTGACCGACAGTATCATCCGGGCGGTTCTCGGCCCCACCAATACCGGCAAGACGCATCTCGCCATAGAACGGATGTGCGGGCATTCGAGCGGGGCGATCGGCTTTCCGCTGCGACTGTTGGCACGCGAAGTGTATGACCGTGTGGTGGCGATCAAGGGCGAAAAGCAGGTCGCGCTGATCACCGGCGAAGAACGAATCGAGCCGCCTGACGCCCGGTATTTCCTTTGTACCGCAGAAGCCATGCCGCCAGATGGCGGCGGGCATGCCTTTGTCGCGCTGGACGAGGCACAGCTCGCCGCAGATCGTGAACGCGGTCACATATTCACCGATCGCCTCCTGCACGCTCGCGGGCGAGAAGAAACGATGCTGTTGGGCGCGGCCACGCTTGAGCCGGTCCTCAAGAAGTTGGTCCCCGCCGCTGCGGTCGAGGAGCGGCCGCGCTTCTCAACCTTAACCCATATCGGCCCGCGCAAGCTTTCCCGCCTTCCGCCAAGAAGTGCGATTGTCGCTTTCAGTGCAGAGCAGGTTTACACTGTCGCTGAAATGTTGCGCCGGCATCGCGGTGGATCTGCTGTCGTCATGGGCGCTCTGAGCCCCGAAACCCGCAATCGCCAAGTCGAGCTCTTCCAATCCGGCGAGGTGGATTACATCGTCGCCACAGATGCCATCGGCATGGGGTTGAACCTTGACGTCACCCATGTGGCCTTTGCCGCCCTGACCAAGTTCGACGGCGTCAGGCAGCGTCGGCTGCAACCAGCGGAGATGGCGCAAATCGCGGGGCGCGCCGGTAGACACCAGAAGGATGGAACCTTCGGCACCCTTTCCGGAGGGCGCGGGTCGGCGCTCGAATTCGATGAGGAAGAAGTCTACGCCATCGAAGAGCACCGTTTCGCGCCCATCACACACCTGTGCTGGCGCGATAGTGAACCCCGCTTCGATACCATCTCGACCTTGATCGCGGATCTCGAGCGAAAACCGCACGAGCCCGAGCTGCGTCCCGCCCCTGAAGCTATCGATCTGGCTGTACTCAAGAAGTTGGCCGGCGAACCGATCGGCGCTGCGGTAAGGGGAGCCGGCAACATCCGCAGGTTCTGGGAAGCGTGTTCCCTGCCCGATTTTCGCCAGTCGGGCGCCGATACTCATGCCAGGTTCGTCGCAAGGCTCTGGCAGGACCTGCGCGAGGGCTATCTCGGTGCAGACTATGTCGCCGCGCGGATTGCAGAACTGGACAATATGCAGGGCGATATTGCCACGCTACAGGGTCGTATCGCCGCTATTCGTAGCTGGGCCTATATCTGCCAGCGACCTGACTGGGTGCTGGCGCGCGATGAAATGGCATCGCGGGCCCGGGGCGTAGAAGCGAAATTGTCGGATGCGCTCCATGCGCGGCTGACTGAGAGATTTGTGAACCGGAGGACGGCAATCCTGATGAAGAACCTGGGCAACGATCCCAACCTGCTTCCCGTCACCCTAGATGGTGACGGCGCTTTGCGTGTTGAAGACGAGGCAATCGGTACGGTCGAGGGCTTCCGTTTTGTTGTCGATCCCGGTGCCAATCATGCTGATCGCAAGATGCTGCTCTCGGCAGGCGAAAAAGCGCTCCCGCGCATTCTGGCAGGCATCGCTGCGAAGCTGCGGGAAAGTGGATTTGACGGTGTTGAACTGTCACGAGGAAAAATCATGTGGGGGCCGCAGGAGCTGGCCAGTCTCGATGATGGAGCAACAACGTCGAGGGCCCGCTTGAAGGCAAGCCGGGAGGTCGATGCCATACCGGATCCCGAGAAGAGTGCCTTTCTCACCGGGTTGCAGGCATGGACCGAACAGAAGTTCGCCTCGCTGGCGCCGCTCGAAAAGCTCGAACAGGCATCCGCCAGTCCTGATGCTGGTTCGGAGGCGCGAGCGTTGCTGCTCAATCTGACTGCCGGCCACGGCTATGTCGCGCGCGAAGACGCAGGCATCCAGCATTTGCCCAAGGAAATGAGACCATTCCTGCGCCGCCTTGGTGTCACCTTCGGGGCGCTTGACGTCTTTGCGGCTGCCTTGCTGAAACCAGCGCCGCGCGCTGCATTGCACGCAGCCGGGATCGATCGACGCCCATTGGAAGCTGCAATGCGATCCGTCTTGCCAGGAGCCCATGCAGTCCCAGCGGGCTATCGCCCGGCAGGAGAGCAGCTCGTGCGAGTCGACGTAGCAGAGAAACTGGTGCGCCACGCCCATGAGACAAGGTCGAAAGCCAAGGACGAGAAGAGTTTTGTCATTGACCCCTCTCTGGCAATTTCGACAGGGCTGACAGAAGCGAGCATTCGCCGCCTTCTGGGCGCGGCCGGCTTCAAATTGCAGCAGCCCAAAGCGCTGGCCGAGGGCGGGTTTGGCCCGCCAGCACCGGACAAGTGGAGCTGGCGCCCCGGCGCGATCGGCAGAAGCAAGGGCAAACGGGGCGGGAAGAAGCCAACTGGAAAACACGCCCGCAAGAACCAGAAGCAATCGTCGCAGCCGAGCGAAAACAGTCCATTTGCCGGGCTTGCCGACCTGATCCGCTAA
- a CDS encoding RNA-binding S4 domain-containing protein, whose amino-acid sequence MRLDLVLCRLRIVKTRSIARALAESGHMRINSRRVQSGSHPVETEDVLTIPQGQAAIVIEILRLPERRGPASEAQSCYRKLDP is encoded by the coding sequence ATGCGGCTGGACCTCGTTTTGTGCCGGCTCAGGATCGTCAAGACGCGCAGCATCGCCCGCGCATTGGCAGAGAGCGGGCATATGCGGATCAATAGCCGGCGAGTGCAATCGGGAAGCCATCCGGTCGAAACCGAAGATGTGCTGACGATACCGCAGGGACAAGCCGCCATCGTGATCGAAATACTTCGCCTTCCCGAACGGCGCGGTCCGGCCAGCGAAGCACAAAGCTGCTATCGGAAGCTTGACCCGTAA
- the fdxA gene encoding ferredoxin FdxA has product MTYVVTDACIKCKYTDCVEVCPVDCFYEGDNMLVINPSECIDCGVCEPECPAEAILPDTEDGLEKWLELNTKLSAEWPNITQKKDPPADADDHKGEEGKYEKFFSEAPGEGD; this is encoded by the coding sequence ATGACCTACGTCGTCACCGACGCATGCATCAAATGCAAATATACAGACTGCGTCGAGGTATGCCCGGTCGATTGTTTCTACGAAGGCGACAACATGCTGGTGATCAATCCCAGCGAATGCATCGATTGCGGTGTTTGTGAACCGGAATGCCCGGCCGAAGCCATCCTGCCCGATACGGAAGACGGCTTGGAAAAATGGCTTGAGCTCAACACCAAATTGTCTGCCGAATGGCCGAATATCACCCAGAAGAAAGATCCCCCTGCAGACGCGGACGATCACAAGGGCGAAGAAGGCAAATACGAGAAATTCTTCAGCGAAGCGCCCGGCGAAGGCGATTGA